GCTGGCCGACATCAGTCGGCAGGGGTACGTCGATACATTGTTTCCGGACATGCTGCCCGCGGGCGGCGGTCCCCACCATGACATGAAGGAGTTCGCGACTATGGCTGCCGTCTGCGACGTCTGCGCCAAGGGCCCCGGCTTCGGGAAGTCGGTCTCGCACTCGCACCGGCGCACCAACCGTCGCTGGAACCCGAACATCCAGACCGTTCGCGCCCAGGTTGCGCCGGGTAACACCCGCCGCATGAACGTGTGCACCTCCTGCCTGAAGGCGGGCAAGGTCGTCCGCGGCTGAACCGCCACGGCTGATCGGTACGAGACCGACGCACGCCCCGGCACCCTCACGGGTGGCCGGGGCGTAGTCATCTGCGGGTCCGTTCGGCGACCATGGTGCCCATGACCGAGTCGACGTGGCGCATCCTGCCGCTCGCCGCCGAACACACCTACCGCCTCGCCGAATGTCATATCGCCTGCTGGCGTGAGGCCTACGCAGACCTGGTGCCCGCGCACGTGCTCGCCGCGTTCGACGTGCGCCGCCGAGCCGCCCAATGGGAACGCGACCGCCTCCGCTACCCGGGACGCACGCACGTCGCGGTGCTCGGCGACGCCGTGATCGGGTTCGCCAGCGCGGGCGAGTCCACCGATGAATCACCGGTCACACCACTGGAGTTGACCGCGCTGTATGTCCGCGCGGCCTGGTACGGCACCGGCGTCGCCGACGATCTCCTGCGCACGGTGCTCGACCCGCGAAAGCCCTGCTCGCTGTGGGTGTTCGAGGACAATCCGCGGGCCCGCGCCTTCTACGGCAGGCACGGCTTCCGCCCGGACGGCGCGCGCAAGATCGAACCGTTCACCGCCGTGCTGGAACTGCGCATGGTGCGCCCACCGGACGAAACCGACCTCGGCGCAACGCCGTCCGGCCCCGCCGTGGCCACCCGTTAAAGTGCAGGGCATGACCTCCACCGCGCAGACCGGGTACGTGAGCACCGTCGACGGCGTCCTGCAGATCACCATCGCCACCGCCGCCAACGGCACGTCCATGGACTTCGGTGGCATCGTCGCCGGCACGGCCGCCC
This genomic stretch from Nocardia brasiliensis ATCC 700358 harbors:
- the rpmB gene encoding 50S ribosomal protein L28 → MAAVCDVCAKGPGFGKSVSHSHRRTNRRWNPNIQTVRAQVAPGNTRRMNVCTSCLKAGKVVRG
- a CDS encoding GNAT family N-acetyltransferase — translated: MTESTWRILPLAAEHTYRLAECHIACWREAYADLVPAHVLAAFDVRRRAAQWERDRLRYPGRTHVAVLGDAVIGFASAGESTDESPVTPLELTALYVRAAWYGTGVADDLLRTVLDPRKPCSLWVFEDNPRARAFYGRHGFRPDGARKIEPFTAVLELRMVRPPDETDLGATPSGPAVATR